From Paralcaligenes sp. KSB-10:
TTTGGCTGTAAGAAATCACAAAAATCAGTAAAAGTGGAGTGAAACCACAATCGCCTTTATCATAAGGTCAACGAAACATGACACAAGCACTGGTTTTGGCGCGGCAATCGCTTAACTTTCGGGACGCGATAGCCCGCGCACCCATTTCGAATCAATTACAGCAAATCATGGCGTGGATATGACACCTGACGACTTGCGCCGCTGGCAGGCACATATGGACTTTACCCAGGCCCAGGCGGCGAAGGCCCTGGGTACGTCGCTTGCCACCTATAAAAGCTGGTTGAGTGGACGCGACCCGAATACGGGAAGGTCCGTCGGCATCGATCACACGGTGGACCTCGCCTGTGCGGCGCTGGTCGAGCGTTTGGCGCCCTTTAGCGAATACGAAACTCACTGATTATTCCAGTACCGGCTGCACCTGACTTCCTCCAACCCTTCATTGCGCAGGCGAACAATATGGCTCACAACCCTGAAAACATTAGCATGGCGCTGTTCTGCGACTTTGAAAACGTGGCGCTTGGCGTGCGCGACGCCAGCCACGAGCAGTTCGACATCAAGCCGGTGCTGGAGCGCCTGCTTTTGAAAGGCAGCATCGTCGTCAAGAAAGCCTACTGCGATTGGGACCGTTACAAGAATTTCAAGGCAACAATGCATGAAGCCAATTTCGAACTGATTGAAATTCCCCATGTCCGCCAGTCCGGGAAGAATTCGGCCGATATCCGCATGGTGGTCGACGCCCTGGACCTTTGCTATACAAAAGCACACGTCAATACCTTTGTCATCATCAGCGGCGACTCCGATTTTTCGCCGCTGGTCTCCAAGCTGCGTGAAAACGCCAAACAAGTAATCGGTGTGGGTGTCAAGCAATCGACGTCCGATCTATTGGTTGCCAACTGCGACGAATTCATCTTTTACGATGACCTGGTACGCGCAAATCGAGGTACGGTCAAAGGGCGCGAAACCGAAGAAACCCAACATGGGTCCAAGCCCTCGATAGACGGCGAAAAACTCGGCAAGGACGAATCGCAGGGCCTGAAAAATACGGCAATCAAAATAGCGGTCGATACCTTCGATGCCCTGCTGTCCGAACGCGGAGACAGCGGCAAGATATGGGCATCGACGCTTAAACAGGCAATCAAGCGCCGCAAGCCCGATTTCAACGAGTCGTACTACGGTTTTCGCGCCTTTGGCAATCTGCTAGAAGAGGCGCAGGCGCACGGCCTGTTCGAGGTGGGCCGCGACGAAAAATCAGGCGCTTATGTTTACCGCAGCGCTGTCGTCGATAAACCGGAAACACGCCGACGCGGCAGGCAGAAAGCAGGCGAAGGGCGGGCTGCCGTTCAGGCGCCCGTTGCCGGCGCGCCCCAGGAAGCCCCGGCTAAACCGGCACGTAAACGAGCCGTCCGTACAACCCGCAAGCCAGCGGCCGCCTGAAGCTTGGTAAAAAAGGCCTGGGCCTGCCCATTGGCGATTGGCTGAACAGCTTCGCCTCGAATCAGACGCGGGCTTCCGCCCTGGCTTCTTCAAGCGCTTCTTGCATAAGCCAAAGCGGCTCGGCCAAAACCTGCTCGTCGCAATTGTGCCCATCGCCGCCGCGATCGACCACAATGAATTCGCTCACGCGTTCCAGCGCCATCAGTGGATGATGCCATACGCCCGGAGCATAATTCACCCCTTGCCAGCCGTCCGACACAAACGCCCGTACCTGGCTTGGATCCAGCTTTCCGGCAGGCGCAGCCACGATCAGATATGGAGTGCCTGTCAATGGAATGAAGGCCTGGCTGCCCAGCGGATGGCGCTCCAGCATGGTGACTGTAAATGGCAGTTGCCGCGGCTGGCTGCGAAACAGATTGATCAGCGTGCGCCCGCCATCCGTCTCGACCCTGGCCAGATCGTGAAAGCGTTCGGTGGTGCCATCGTTGATCATGAAGTGCTTTGCGCCTTCCGTTTGCACGACATCGCCGAACGGTTCGAACGATTCGCGCGTAAGCTTCTCGATAATCAGAGTGCGCATGGTATTTTCCTTAAACTGATAGAAATGTTCGCGAAACAAGATACAGTGATTCTACGCTTGCGGCGCCGCAGGCTATTCTTTTCATGGGTACCCTATTTTGCCAGCCGTCCCCACACGCGCAGGCGCGACACGCCCCCATCCGGAATAATATTGAAGCGAATGTGGCTGATCGGCCCCAGCCGCGCGATCTGCTCCGCAAAATAATGCTGCTGGTCCATCACCAACGTCTGCTCAGGCAACAACACCGGCCAGAACATCGATTGCGTCACCAGCGACTCGGCCGTACCTCCCGTCACATACGCGGCCTGCACGGAACAACGGTCAGGATAATTGCCTTTGAAAAAAGCCGTGTCGACCTCGATCTTGTCGATCTCGCCGGGATGCGCCAGCGCGATAATGCACCAGTCGTTGCCCGGTTCCCGCCGCCGGCGGGTCTCCCAGCCATCGCCCATGTTCCCCCCCCGCCCCGGCATCAACATGTTTGAAGCCGCACCGAAGTGCTGGTTGTTGGCGCCTATGACACAACCGCCGTTTTCCATGGCAATCAGGTCGATCTGCTCCTGGGCGCCGCGCTGCTCCCAGTCGCACTGCGGCGACCCGTAGACACGCAATCGCGCCAGCCCGCCATCCGGGTACAGATTGACTCGCACATGAGTAAACGCTTGTTCCGCCTCAATCGCATGATAGTGATGGCTGTTGCCCTGGAGGCTGGTCGCAGGCAGGACATTGCGCCACACAGTGAGTTCGCCTGGATCGCCTTCGGGGCTGTGGCAGGCATCGAGCGAGGCCGCCGGCGGAAAATTGCCGGTGAAGTGGCTTGTATCCAGGTCCACCCCGCGGATTACTCCCGGGCGAGCCAGCTTGACGATGCAATAGTCGTAGCCGCTGACGCGCTTGCGGCGGGTTTCCCAGCCATCCATCCATTTGCCGTGATCGTCGTATTTGCCGACAATGAACACCGCCGGATCGGGGTTGAGCATACGCTCGGCCGGCGCAAAGAACTCATCGGTGGCAAACAGGGCCTGGGCCCCCAGCCGGGGATCGGCCAGGTTCGTGTACTGCCGCACAAAGTCCGGCGCGTTGGGATCTACAGATACGAGTGACATGCCTATTCTTCCGTTAAGCAGGGGTTAAGCGGTTTTAGGGGCCAGGTGCGTAATGCCATGGTCGATTGCGCCGGTCGGGTCAGGCGCCGCGGCGGGCTCGAACGGCTGTTCGCCGTTGAGCACGCGATGCGCACGGGCGCAGTCGATATCCTTTTCCCAGGAAGCCACGACCACGGTCGCCACGCAGTTGCCGATCATATTGGTCAATGCACGGGCAATTCCAATGAACCAATCGACCGGCAGGATCAGCACCAGCCCAAGCAGCGGAATGGCGGGGATCGCCGTCAGGGTTGCGGCAAGAATCACGATGGCCGAACCCGGGATGCCGTGGGCGCCTTTCGAGGTAAGCAGCGACACCAGTATGATCAAAGCCAGGTCATGGATCGACAAAGGCGTATTGGTCGCCTGGGCAATGAATATGACCGCCAGCGTCAGGTAAATCGAAAAGCCGTCGAGATTGAACGAATAGCCGGTGGGAATCACCAGGCCCACAGTGGAATCCTTGACGCCCATCCACTCGAGCTTGCGCATGATTTGCGGCAGCACCGCGTCGGACGAAGCCGTGCCCAGCACGATGGACAGCTCTTCGCGGAAATACTTGATGAACTTGAAAATATTGAAGCCCGCGAGCCGCATGACGATGCCCATCACGACCACCACGAACACGATGCATGACGCATAAAACACCAGCACCAGCAAGCCGAGTTGCTGGAGCGAGGCCGCACCGTACTTGCCCGTGGTAAACGCCACGGCGCCCAGGACTCCCAGCGGGGCCAGCTTGATAATAAAGCCCATGATGGAGAAAAACACTTGCGCCAGACCGTCGACGAGCCGGGCAACAGGCTTGCCCTTTTCGCCCATCATCGACAGGGCCGCACCGAACAGCACGGCAAACACCAGTACCTGCAGGATATCGCCTCGGGCGAATGCATCGAACACCGTGTCGGGGATGATCTTGAGGAGGAACCCGGCCGTGTCCTTCAGGCTCTTGGCATGCTCGGTGTAGGCGGTCATGGCCGATGCATCCAGCGTGTGGATGTCGATATTCATGCCGGTGCCCGGATGAATCAGATAGGCCAGCGCGGCGCCGATCAGCAAGGCAAACGTGGTAATGACTTCAAAGTAGACAATCGCCTTGACACCAACGCGGCCGACTTTCTTCAAGTCGCCGGCGCTGGCCATGCCGCTGACCACCACACAAAATACGATGGGGGCAATGATCATCTTGATCAATTTGAGAAAACCGTCGCCGAACGGACGCAGGCTTTCACCGAAATGAGGAAAAAGCACACCGACGACAATGCCGATAAGCAGCCCAATCACAACACGTCCGAATAGCGAATTTAAGAACCGAGGCATAGCGTGTCTCCTGAATGTATTTATACACATCATACCGGTCTGACCAGATGTGTTATACAGAATATAAAGAATTGAGTATGTATCGGTCAAGGAGTTTTCTACTCGGGATATCCCTAGGATTGGCTGGCCTCTATAGGCATACACTGGTCAGACCAGGGCTTGAAAGCCGTCGTACAATGGGACCGGAACCGGCCAACAGGTGATCAACATGAAAAACATGCCGCATACCGTAACCAACACAACGATTACGACCATCCGCGAGCGGATCGAACGGCAGGTGTATCCGGCCGGGGCGATGCTGCCGTCGCAACGCCAGTTGGCGGAGGAACTGAGCATCAGCCGGGCGTCGCTGCGCGAAGCCTTGTCGACGCTCGAGGCGCTGGGCCTGGTGGTGATCCGTCCGGGCAAAGGCGTTTATGTATCCGATGCGCCTCAGCGGGTTGGCGTTGCGTGGCGCTTTGCCGATCAGATTTCACTGGCCGATACCTATCAATTGCGCTACGCGCTTGAAGGGTTTTCAACCCGCCTCGCGGCCTTGGCATCGAGCCAGGATGAAATCGACTGGCTATCCGATAACGTCGAAGCCATGCACACGGCTCTGCTCAATGGCGATTTCGATGAAGCGGCACAACTCGATTTCGCTTTCCATTTGCACATAGTCAGCATGGCAGGCAACGGCGCCATTGCAGACATCCTGCGCGGCAGTACGGAAATTGTGATGGAAAGCCAGCGCCTGCCCTTCTACCAGCGCGAGCTGGCGCACTCCACGTATATCGAGCACCTGGAAATCCTGGAAGGCCTGCGGCGGCGCAACGGCCAGGCAGCCGGGCTGGCGATGGAGCGTCATATTGTGCGGGCCGCGCAGCGCGCGGGCATCCATTTCCCCACACCGCCAGACGCGCTTGAACAGTCCCGTCCACCGGCGGCATCGGCGGCGGAAGCCACGCCATAAACGCAAGGCGCGGTGCGCGGCGCCCACACACTGTGTCGCTCAGGTGCCGATGTCTTCGTTCCACAAAGAAGGCTTGGCCGCAATGAAATCGCGCATCAACGCAATGCAGGTTTCGTCCTGCAACACATCCACCTGCACGGCGCGTGAGCGCAGCATGGCCTCTTCGCCCATGAAGCTACGATTTTCGCCTACGATCACTTTAGGAATCTTGTAAAGCAGGATGGCGCCGCTGCACATCGCGCAAGGCGAAAGCGTGGTATAGAGCACCGATTCCCGGTACACACTGGCAGGCTGGCGCCCGGCATTCTCGAAGGCGTCCATCTCGCCGTGCAAAATGGCGCTGCCCTGCTGCACCCGCCGGTTGTGGCCACGGCCTATGATGCGGCCCCGATGCACAATCACCGAGCCGATCGGAATGCCGCCCTCGGCCAGGCCCTGCTGCGCCTCGTTGATCGCGGCAAGCATGAAGGGGTCCATGTCGATCTCCTGTATATCCATTAGCCCTTGAAGCAAATAGTAACGTAGCACCGCAATTTTGCGGCAAAATAAGTCGCCGCAGTTTATGTCGCCCATGTTAAAAGGAAAATCCCAGGGAGCATCCAAGGAGACGGAAATGAGGGTCATTAAATCCAGGTATCTGATCATCGGTTCGGCATTTTCTTTGATCGCCTTTTGTCCGCAGGGATATGCACAGACCACCACACTGAAACTCATCAATGAATATCCGGCAACCTCCATCACGGCCGCGGCCGATCTGGATTTCGCCGCCTCGGTCGACAAGCTGTCGAATGGAAAAATCAAGGTAGAGACACTGCAGGAAAAGAACGATCCCTATAAAGGCGCCGGCCAGGTGGATGCAGTCAGCCAGAACAAAGTACAAATGGGCACACTGTTCGGCGGCATCCTGGGAGCGCGAGACTCCCTGTTTTTACTTTCGTCGTTGCCTTTTGCCGCCAAGGATTTCCAGCAGGCCAAATCCTTGTTTACCTGTGCAAAACCGGTACTGGAAGACAGGCTGAAGAAACTCGATGCCAGATTGCTCTATGTGACGCCATGGCCGCCATCGGGCATCTGGTCCACCAAACCGCTGGCCACCAAAACAGATTTACAGGCGCTGAAGATCCGTACTTACGATGAAACCAGCAAGTCGGTGTTTGAGCGTCTGGGCGCGCAAAGCGTGAATCTTCCGTACTCCGCGCTGGCGGAGAAACTCAAAGCGGGCGATCTGAACGCGGTTCTTACTTCGGGCGATGGCGGCGCCGGCCGAAAACTATGGGATCTTCTGCCCTACTTCACCGCGGTGAACTATTCAATTCCGCTCAGCTATACGATTATCAACAACGCCACATGGAACAGCTTGAGCAAAGAGCAGCAATCCGTGCTGGACAAGGCGGCTCAAGAAGTTGCCGACGCATCCTGGGCCGGGGTTGAAAAACGCATCCAGGCAAACTATAGCCGCATGAGCGAGCACAAGATGACATTGAACACGCAGCCGTCGGCCTCGATCAATCAGGCACTCAAGGATTCCGGGGCCGCCGAAACCAAAGCCTGGCTGCAGAAAAACAAGCTGACCGACAAAGACGCGGCGTGCCTGCTGGAAGGCAATTCCTGATGCGAAGAGCCAGATTCGTGTGGCCTTCACAGGCCGCGCGCCGGCCCGCTACTTGAAACAATCAGCAACCCGGCCTTGATTTTCAGGGCGCCGGGGTGGAGTATTTGTCTTGACTTAACAGGAGAAAGAAAGCATATGAGCCTCGCGCCGGTAAAACCCAATAGCGACTATTGCCTTGGCCCGCTCCCCGAGGTCGATGAATCGACATTCGATATTCCCGCCGGAGCCTGCGATACACACGCGCATGTGATATCGGCCAGCGACGCATACCCCATGGTTTCGAACCGGAGCTATACCCCGCCGGCGGCGCCCGAAGAAAAATACCTGGCCATGCTCGATGCGACAGGAATGGATCGAGGCGTATTGGTGCAAATCAGCGTGTACGGCTCGGACAACCGATACATGCTCGATGTCCTGAAACGCAATCCGAAACGGCTAAGAGGCGTGGCGGTCGTCCGCGCCGATGTCACCGACAAAGAATTGCGCGACATGCACGAAGCGGGAGTGCGGGGCTTGCGCATCAACGTCCTGTTCGGAGGAGGCACCGGCTTTGACGCGATGGAAGGCCTGGCGCACCGGATTGCCGACATGGGCTGGCATATCCAGTTCCTGATGGATGCCCGTCAATTACCGGACTTGATGCCGAAAATGAAAAAGCTGCCGGTGATTGGCGTAGTCGATCACATGGGCCACATGCCGGTATCGCTGGGCACATTGCACCCAGGTTTTGAAGCATTGCAAAGCCTGGTCCGCGATCGCGGCTGGTGGGTGAAGCTGTCCGGAGCCTATCGGATCAGCGACGACTTCCAGGACTATAAAGATGTCGTGCCGTGGGCTCGCGAACTGATAAAAACCGCGCCGGATCAAATGGTGTGGGGCAGCGATTGGCCCCATGTCGCCATACCCAGAATGCCCAACACAGGACGCCTGCGCAACCAGCTCGCCCTTTGGGCGCCCGATAGCAAAGAGAGAAACCGCATCCTGGTCGACAACCCGGCAAAGCTCTACGATTTCGAATAGCCCCCAAACAAACAAGGAGTCATGTCATGCGCTGGTACAAAGAACTGAATCAGAAAGAGAAAAAGACTTTTATCGCCGCCTTCGGAGGATGGGCGATCGACGCGCTCGATTTCATGATTTTCACGTTCGTCATTGCGGCGATCATGCAGCTTTGGGGTATCAACAAAGGCGAGGCGGGTCTGCTCGGAACCGTTACGCTGCTCTTCTCCGCCATCGGAGGCTGGGGAGCCGGCATTCTCGCCGATCGATACGGCCGTGTGAAAATCCTGCAAATTACCATTCTCTGGTTCTCGATCTGCACAGTTCTTACCGGATTTTCCCAAAACTTCGAACAGTTTTTTGTGCTCCGCGCGCTGCAGGGCCTGGGGTTCGGCGGAGAATGGGCCGTGGGCTCGGTGCTGATGGGCGAAATCATTCGCGCCGAGCACCGCGGAAAAGCCGTCGGCACCGTCCAGAGCGGTTGGGCTATCGGGTGGGGTATCGCGGCACTGCTATATACCGTGGCATTTTCGATATTGCCGATCGAATGGGCCTGGCGCACGCTCTTCTGGGTGGGCGCCCTGCCGGCGCTGCTTGTTCTGTATATTCGCAAACACGTGCCCGAACCGGAAATCTTCAAAAAGAAACTTGAAAGCAACACCGACAAAGTCAGCCCCTGGGCGATTTTTTCTCCGGACATCATCAAGACAACCATTCCCGCCGCCATCCTGTGCACAGGCGCCCAGGGTGGCTATTACGCGGTCACCACGTGGTTGCCCACCTACCTCAAGGTAGAACGCCATTTGTCGGTCATGAACACCGGCGGATACCTGCTGGTCATTATTCTGGGTTCGTTCTGCGGCTATATCGCGGGTGCCTATTTCACCGACAGGTTCGGCCGCAAAGCCAATCTGGTTTTCTTTTCATTGCTGTCGTGCCTGAGCATCTATCTGTATACCGTATTGCCGTTAAGCGATGAACAAATGCTGTTCCTGGGCTTTCCGCTAGGCTTTGCCGCCTCGGGCATTTTCAGTGGCATCGGCGCCTATCTGACGGAGCTTTTCCCGTCACGCATCCGGGCCAATGGGCAAGGCTTCGCCTACAATTTCGGGCGCGGCATCGGGGCTTTGTTTCCCAGTCTTGTCGGCTACCTGAGCCAATCTACCGGCCTGGCGCTTGCCATCGGCCTGTTCGGCGGAGGCGCTTACGTCGTCGTTCTGCTGTCGACGCTTTTCCTGCCCGAGACCAAGGGCAAAGTTCTGGTCGAATAATGTTTTTTTCAACCGATCCGCACCTTTGCCCAAGCCCGGATTTCCTGCTTCGGCCTACGGCCGGCACCATGGCCGCGACCGGTTGCTAGCCGGCGCGGGTACGGCCTAGAATGTCGCATGCAAATCGACTTTCTAGGCATGCAAGCCTTCCTGGCAATTGTGGAACACGGCGGCTTCCAGCAGGCAGCCTCCCATCTGAACTTGTCCCAAACCGCCGTCAGCCACCGGATTCGCAAATTGGAAACCAGCCTGGGCGTGGCGCTGCTGGCGCGCACGACCCGGGAGGTCACATTGACGGATGCCGGCCGCGCGCTGCTGCCGTGCGTACGCGGGGCGATGCGCGAGTTCGAACTGTCCTATGATGTACTGCGCCAGCACAGCCGCAACGCGCCGCAATGGCTGGCATTCGGCTGCCTGCCCACTATGGCCGCATACCGCATCGCGCCGGCGCTGCGGCGCTTCGGCGAACTGCATCCGAATATTGCCGTGCGCGTATTCGACAATTCCATCCAGGAAATCGCCGAGCTGATCCAGACCGAGACCACGGCCTTCGGTATTTCCCTCGCGGCACCCAACCGCTACGGCCTGGCGGTGGAGCCATTCGCCGACGAGCCCTTCGTGCTGGCATGCCCGGCCGGGCACCCGCTGGCGCGCTTGCAAAGCGTGCGTTGGGACCAGTTGATGGGCGAGGTGCTGGTGCGCATCAGCTTGCCCGCGGGCAACAGCTCCACCATCGACGATGCGCTGGGCGAACGGCGCTTGCGACTGCGCTGGGCCTACGAGACCCAGCATACGGCAGTGGCACTGAATTTCGTGCGGGAAGGCCTAGGCTTGACAGTGGTTCCCTGCCTTGCCGCGGCGGCCATCGACGGCGTGGTGACCCGACCATTGCTGCAGCCTTATGTCACCCGCAAGCTGGCTGTGCTGACACGCAAAGGGGTCGTGCTGTCCGGGCAGGCCCAGGCCCTGCGCGAACTGCTGGTGCAGGAACTGCGCGCGGGCCTGCCCGCGGACACACCGCAATAAACCGGCGTTTGCAAGACGCCGGGCCGTGGGCGTCCTTTCCGCGGCGGCAAGCCTAGGTCAGGGAGCCCAGACCGAGGCCGGGACATGCGCCCGGCCATCCATGAGCAAGCGGGCGGTGCGCAGCAGCGCGGCGCGGGCGGATTCTTCCGGCTCGTCTTCGCGCTCCTTGGACAATTCGACGCTGAATTCGCCGGTGGGATGCTCGATGGCGAGGCGGCGCCTGAGTCCGCCCGGGATAAGCGCAACGCCTTGCGCAACCGACCCCGGCAGCACCACGGCGCTGGCGACGCTGACTGCGCCCAACACACCGATCGAGGCATGCACACGGTGTGGTATCCAGGTACGCGTGCAGACCGCGCCGCCGTTACGCGGCGGCGCAATCAGGCACATTTTGGGCACGGTGCGCCGGCTGACGTCGCCCAGGTTCATCATGGGCCCGGCTTTCAGGCGAATGGCCTCAATGCGCGCGGCCAGCGCAACGTCGGCCTCCAACGCTTCGCGGCTCTCGTAGCCCGAAATGCCGAAATCCTCCGCCCGCATCAGGACCAGCGGCATGCCGTTGTCGATGCAGGTGAGCGCCACGCCGTCGACTTCGTCCAGCACCCTGCCCGTGGGCAGCAGTGCGCCGCACGTGGAACCGGCGGTATCGCGAAATTCGATCGGCACCGCGGCGGCGGCACCGGGCACGCCATCGATGCGCGCGTCGCCGTCGTAGCACACTTCTCCGCCCGGGGTGCTGACCTCGGCGACGGCGATCTGCCCCGTATTCACCATATGGATCGCCACGCGAGTCCGCTCACCCGTCACCGGCACCAGCCCGCGCTCGATAGCGAAGGGGCCGACTCCGGCAAGGATATTGCCGCAATTCTGTCCGTAATCCACCCTCGCCTCGTCAACCAGGACTTGTGCGAAAAGATAGTCGACATCAGCATCGGCACGCTCGGATACGTTGACGATCGCTACCTTGCTGGTCAGCGGATCGGCACCGCCCAGGCCATCGATCTGCCGTGAATCGGGCGAACCCATGACGCGCAGCAGCACTTGGTCACGCACGGCGGGATCCCGAGGCAAGTCGCCGCGCAGAAAATAAGCCCCTTTGGACGTACCGCCACGCATCAGGATGCAGGGTATGGCCGTCATGCCATCGATTCCAGAACAGTAGGAGTCAGTTTCATATAGGCCTCGGCATACTGGATATTACGGGCCGCCGCGATGCCGATATTGCGCTTGGCCTGCACGCCGCGCTGCTGCGCGACCCGCGTGTAGTACTCCCAGAGATGTTCCTGCCCCGCCATGGCTTCGATGGCGCGCCGCTTCACATCCCATACTTCAGTGATGTCCAGGAAAGTATCGGGTACCCAGCCGCATTGCTCGGTCTGATGCGGCTCGAAAGCATAGACGGAAGGTGCGCCAATGATTTTTTCGCCCGGATTGTAACCCTCGGCCTGGGCGATGATGCGCGCTTCCTGCGCTACGTGCATGGCCAGCGGGTGGTCAAAATTGTAGGGGTCGCGCACCGAATGACTCAGCACGAACGCGGGCTGCAATTCGCGATAGACATCGGCCAGCCGGAACAGAGCCTCGTCGGGCACGCGCAGCGGGTAGTCGCCCAGGTCGAAGAACTCAATTTCCGCGCCGAGAATATCGGCCGCCTGTTGCGCCTCGTCACGGCGGCCGGCCTTGACCTTCTCGATGGTCATGCCGCCTTTGCGCCAGAGCTTGGCGGACTCGCCGCGCTCGCCGAACGACAGGCAGACGATCTTCATGCGCAAGCCCTGCTTGACGTGCAAGGCGATGCTGCCCGCGGCACGCCAGACGAAATCGGCGGAATGAGCGCTGACGACCAGGCCAGCACTCTTGCCGGCGGAAGACGGGAAATTGACCATTGGAACTCCGGAAATGTAGGCCATGGGATGGCCAGAGGAACATCCTTTCTAGCATCCCGCCAACACGCGTGCATGGCAAATGCGTTTCAAAGGGAAAGTGATGCGTTTTGTGATGCTGCGTTGCAATATTGATCAGCCTCGCCCCGCGCCGTGCCCGACAGGTCGCGCAGGGCGCCCAGCAAGACAGTCATGCCCGGCGACGGCACACTGTCGCGCAGCGTTGCCAGGCCGATACGGCGCTCGGTATGCCGGACATCGACGGGCACCACCTTCAGGATGCCTTGCTGCAGTTCGTGCTGTACCTGGCGTACGGACAACAGAGCCAGCCGGTCGCTGGACAACAGCAGGCTGCGTACGATTGCCGGGCTATTGCCTTGCAGCCTGGCGGCGGGCGGCTCTACGCCATCGGCGCGAAAAGCGCGTTCGAACGCGGCATGCGACGGCGTGCCCGAAAGCGGCATCAGCCATGTCTCGCCAATCAGATCGCGCAGTCCCCGCAGCGCGCCACGGCGGAACACCGGATGTCCGACACGCGCCACCACGTTCAGTGAATCCGTGAACAGCGTCTCGTGGATCACATACGGCTCGTTCTCGGCAGCGCGCAGCGCACCCACGATGACGTTGACCTCGGCGCAGCGCAGCCCATGACTGAGCGTCTCGTAAGTGCCATCGATGATGCTGATATGCAAGTCCGGATGGGCGCGCAGCGTACGATCCACCGCCCCGGGCACCAGATGCCCACTGGACAAGGGCAAAGCGCCCACGACCAACCGCCCCGCCAGACGCCCTTGCATCGACGCCAGCTCTTCCCGCGCCACGCGGATTTCCGCCAAGGCAAGTTGAGCATGCCGCAACAGAATTTCACCCGCGTCGGTCAAGCGGGCGGCGCCACCGGAGCGGGTCACAAGAGGCGCACAGGCCAGTTGTTCCAATTGCCGCAAATTGCGCTGCAGCGCCGGCACCGACAAGCCGGCGAAATCCGCGGCAACACGCTCGTTGCCGCCGCGCCAGACGGCGACCAACGATGCCAGCATGCGTTCATTCACTACCTCCACCAGCCCGCGGCGCCGCTGCTGCACGCCGCACGCATCCGGTATACGGACGGCGATGGCCGATACGGCAACACGCAATTCGTTCAGGGCTCGTCCCACGCGAAACTGCACATAGCGCCCCGCGGTCGTCAGCACCATACCCTTGGTGGTGCGATCGAACAGCGCCGCACCCAGCGCGACCTCTGTCTGCTGCACCGCTCGCGAGACCGCGGGCTGGGATAAATGGATGGCGCGCGCCGCGCGGTGCACGCTGCCGTGTTCGGCAACGGCGGAAAATGCGCGTAGTTTATGCCAT
This genomic window contains:
- a CDS encoding MFS transporter, coding for MRWYKELNQKEKKTFIAAFGGWAIDALDFMIFTFVIAAIMQLWGINKGEAGLLGTVTLLFSAIGGWGAGILADRYGRVKILQITILWFSICTVLTGFSQNFEQFFVLRALQGLGFGGEWAVGSVLMGEIIRAEHRGKAVGTVQSGWAIGWGIAALLYTVAFSILPIEWAWRTLFWVGALPALLVLYIRKHVPEPEIFKKKLESNTDKVSPWAIFSPDIIKTTIPAAILCTGAQGGYYAVTTWLPTYLKVERHLSVMNTGGYLLVIILGSFCGYIAGAYFTDRFGRKANLVFFSLLSCLSIYLYTVLPLSDEQMLFLGFPLGFAASGIFSGIGAYLTELFPSRIRANGQGFAYNFGRGIGALFPSLVGYLSQSTGLALAIGLFGGGAYVVVLLSTLFLPETKGKVLVE
- a CDS encoding LysR family transcriptional regulator, yielding MQIDFLGMQAFLAIVEHGGFQQAASHLNLSQTAVSHRIRKLETSLGVALLARTTREVTLTDAGRALLPCVRGAMREFELSYDVLRQHSRNAPQWLAFGCLPTMAAYRIAPALRRFGELHPNIAVRVFDNSIQEIAELIQTETTAFGISLAAPNRYGLAVEPFADEPFVLACPAGHPLARLQSVRWDQLMGEVLVRISLPAGNSSTIDDALGERRLRLRWAYETQHTAVALNFVREGLGLTVVPCLAAAAIDGVVTRPLLQPYVTRKLAVLTRKGVVLSGQAQALRELLVQELRAGLPADTPQ
- a CDS encoding 4-oxalomesaconate tautomerase, whose translation is MTAIPCILMRGGTSKGAYFLRGDLPRDPAVRDQVLLRVMGSPDSRQIDGLGGADPLTSKVAIVNVSERADADVDYLFAQVLVDEARVDYGQNCGNILAGVGPFAIERGLVPVTGERTRVAIHMVNTGQIAVAEVSTPGGEVCYDGDARIDGVPGAAAAVPIEFRDTAGSTCGALLPTGRVLDEVDGVALTCIDNGMPLVLMRAEDFGISGYESREALEADVALAARIEAIRLKAGPMMNLGDVSRRTVPKMCLIAPPRNGGAVCTRTWIPHRVHASIGVLGAVSVASAVVLPGSVAQGVALIPGGLRRRLAIEHPTGEFSVELSKEREDEPEESARAALLRTARLLMDGRAHVPASVWAP
- a CDS encoding PIG-L deacetylase family protein, which encodes MAYISGVPMVNFPSSAGKSAGLVVSAHSADFVWRAAGSIALHVKQGLRMKIVCLSFGERGESAKLWRKGGMTIEKVKAGRRDEAQQAADILGAEIEFFDLGDYPLRVPDEALFRLADVYRELQPAFVLSHSVRDPYNFDHPLAMHVAQEARIIAQAEGYNPGEKIIGAPSVYAFEPHQTEQCGWVPDTFLDITEVWDVKRRAIEAMAGQEHLWEYYTRVAQQRGVQAKRNIGIAAARNIQYAEAYMKLTPTVLESMA
- a CDS encoding LysR family transcriptional regulator, with product MNETLLTAVQWHKLRAFSAVAEHGSVHRAARAIHLSQPAVSRAVQQTEVALGAALFDRTTKGMVLTTAGRYVQFRVGRALNELRVAVSAIAVRIPDACGVQQRRRGLVEVVNERMLASLVAVWRGGNERVAADFAGLSVPALQRNLRQLEQLACAPLVTRSGGAARLTDAGEILLRHAQLALAEIRVAREELASMQGRLAGRLVVGALPLSSGHLVPGAVDRTLRAHPDLHISIIDGTYETLSHGLRCAEVNVIVGALRAAENEPYVIHETLFTDSLNVVARVGHPVFRRGALRGLRDLIGETWLMPLSGTPSHAAFERAFRADGVEPPAARLQGNSPAIVRSLLLSSDRLALLSVRQVQHELQQGILKVVPVDVRHTERRIGLATLRDSVPSPGMTVLLGALRDLSGTARGEADQYCNAASQNASLSL